Genomic segment of Marinitoga litoralis:
TATAATTTCTCAGAAAATTTAAGATTTGGATTAGCAAGTGTTTTGGCAACAACATTAATAATAATAGTATTGGCTGCTTTCGGATTAATGAGACTATTAGTTAAAGAAAGCGAAACTTTAGAAAAATCAGTTTCTCAGTGAGAGGTGGAAATATGACAAAAAAACAAGTATCTTTAAGATTAGAAAATGTTACTAAAATATTTTACGACAAAAAATATAATACAGAAGTAATTGCTGTAAATAATTCAAATTTTGAAATAAAACCAGGGGAATTAATTACATTATTAGGGCCATCGGGTTGTGGTAAAACTACAACTTTGAGAATGGTTGCAGGTTTTGAATTACCAACAAAAGGAAAAATATATATAGGTAATGATGATGTAACTTATCTTCCTCCAAATAAAAGGGATACTGCTACTGTTTTCCAAAGTTATGGTTTATTTCCTCATATGACAGTATTTGATAATGTAGCATATGGTTTAAAATTAAGAAAATTGTCTAAAGATGAAATAGAAAAAAAGGTGTTAAGTACATTAGATATGGTTGGATTAAAAGAACTTGCAAATAGGGCTCCTTCAAGATTATCAGGGGGGCAACAGCAAAGAGTTGCTTTAGCAAGATCTATAATTGTTGAACCATCAATATTATTACTTGATGAACCTCTATCTAATTTGGATGCATTACTTAGAGAACAGATGAGAATTGAAATAAGAAGGATTCAAAAATCTTTAGGTATTACTGCTATCTATGTTACTCATGATAGGGTTGAAGCTATGAGTTTATCAGATAGAATAATAGTTATGAAGGATGGAAAAATAATTCAAATAGGAAATCCTAATGAAATTTATGAAGATCCTAATTCTAAATTTGTAGCTGGCTTTGTTGGGAAAGTAGCCTTTTTACCTGTAGAAGTAAAAGATATTTTAGAAGATAAATGTATTGTTGATTTTCAAGGTAAAACATTAGAAATACAAAAATTTGAATCAAATGTTGAAAAGGGAAAAGGTAATGTATTAATGGCAAGACCAGAATCCTTAGTATT
This window contains:
- a CDS encoding ABC transporter ATP-binding protein, with product MTKKQVSLRLENVTKIFYDKKYNTEVIAVNNSNFEIKPGELITLLGPSGCGKTTTLRMVAGFELPTKGKIYIGNDDVTYLPPNKRDTATVFQSYGLFPHMTVFDNVAYGLKLRKLSKDEIEKKVLSTLDMVGLKELANRAPSRLSGGQQQRVALARSIIVEPSILLLDEPLSNLDALLREQMRIEIRRIQKSLGITAIYVTHDRVEAMSLSDRIIVMKDGKIIQIGNPNEIYEDPNSKFVAGFVGKVAFLPVEVKDILEDKCIVDFQGKTLEIQKFESNVEKGKGNVLMARPESLVLKEPKEGLIDGRVKINVYLGNSVESFIETEFGEIMVQIDNPSLKKIFAEGQEVSIDIVPELCKILKDEE